From the genome of Luteibacter rhizovicinus DSM 16549:
TTGTGCTCACGGCAGGTCGGCTTTTCCTTACCGTAGCTCGTGACGTTGACCTGGGCAGCCGAACCACCAGCAGCCTGGAGGGCGCTGGAGACGGCATTGCCGCGGCGCTCGCCGAGACCGAGGTTGTACTCACGCGTACCGCGCTCGTCGGTGTTGCCCTCGAGGGTCATGGCCGACTGCGGACGGTCCTGCAGGTACTTGGCGTGGCAAGCGATGATCTGCTGGAATTCCGGCTTCACATCGTTCTTGTCGAAATCGAAGTACACAACGCGCTGACGGAGGCAGGCGTCGGTATCGAGATCCGACGGCTGGTACTTACCGTCGTTGGTGGGGGCC
Proteins encoded in this window:
- the pal gene encoding peptidoglycan-associated lipoprotein Pal, whose protein sequence is MNKTVSVTLAALLCVGAVACNKKQVKTPPAPVQEPVAQTQAPTNDGKYQPSDLDTDACLRQRVVYFDFDKNDVKPEFQQIIACHAKYLQDRPQSAMTLEGNTDERGTREYNLGLGERRGNAVSSALQAAGGSAAQVNVTSYGKEKPTCREHNDDCWSKNRRVEIVYTAK